TACGCCGGACTGAGGCGATACGGCGGGTGGCCGCCGGGTGAGAGTCTGGACGCAGGGGGTGGTTTCGATGCCGAAGTTTCTCGTGCAGGCGACCTACACGTCCAAGGGTTCGCAAGGCCTGGTCAAAGAGGGCGGAACGGGGCGGCGCGACGCTGTTGAGCGCGTGACGCAGCAGTTGGGCGGCAAGGTCGAGTCCACGTACTTCGCGTTCGGCGACGTGGATCTCTACAGCATCCTGGACTTCCC
This region of Actinopolymorpha sp. NPDC004070 genomic DNA includes:
- a CDS encoding GYD domain-containing protein, which translates into the protein MPKFLVQATYTSKGSQGLVKEGGTGRRDAVERVTQQLGGKVESTYFAFGDVDLYSILDFPDNVSMAAVALAVKASGAIQTKATVLLTPEEIDAAAKKSVEFRPPGA